DNA from Plasmodium cynomolgi strain B DNA, chromosome 12, whole genome shotgun sequence:
NNNNNNNNNNNNNNNNNNNNNNNNNNNNNNNNNNNNNNNNNNNNNNNNNNNNNNNNNNNNNNNNNNNNNNNNNNNNNNNNNNNNNNNNNNNNNNNNNNNNNNNNNNNNNNNNNNNNNNNNNNNNNNNNNNNNNNNNNNNNNNNNNNNNNNNNNNNNNNNNNNNNNNNNNNNNNNNNNNNNNNNNNNNNNNNNNNNNNNNNNNNNNNNNNNNNNNNNNNNNNNNNNNNNNNNNNNNNNNNNNNNNNNNNNNNNNNNNNNNNNNNNNNNNNNNNNNNNNNNNNNNNNNNNNNNNNNNNNNNNNNNNNNNNNNNNNNNNNNNNNNNNNNNNNNNNNNNNNNNNNNNNNNNNNNNNNNNNNNNNNNNNNNNNNNNNNNNNNNNNNNNNNNNNNNNNNNNNNNNNNNNNNNNNNNNNNNNNNNNNNNNNNNNNNNNNNNNNNNNNNNNNNNNNNNNNNNNNNNNNNNNNNNNNNNNNNNNNNNNNNNNNNNNNNNNNNNNNNNNNNNNNNNNNNNNNNNNNNNNNNNNNNNNNNNNNNNNNNNNNNNNNNNNNNNNNNNNNNNNNNNNNNNNNNNNNNNNNNNNNNNNNNNNNNNNNNNNNNNNNNNNNNNNNNNNNNNNNNNNNNNNNNNNNNNNNNNNNNNNNNNNNNNNNNNNNNNNNNNNNNNNNNNNNNNNNNNNNNNNNNNNNNNNNNNNNNNNNNNNNNNNNNNNNNNNNNNNNNNNNNNNNNNNNNNNNNNNNNNNNNNNNNNNNNNNNNNNNNNNNNNNNNTACTGTTAGTTCCACCATTTAATGCGCTCACTGCATCGCCGCGACATCGCTGGCCGTTGAGTGGCTCCTCTGATTCGTCACTTTGCCGCGCAGCCGCGATACAGCGATACAGCGATACAGCGATACCGCGTTGCCCCTTTGCTGCCTTCCCCTTGCCGCCTTCCCTTTGCCCTCCAGTTGACGCCATGCAGTTTGAGGGCAGCAGAAGGAGGGGAGCTAAGTACCCATACGAGGGAAGCGAGGATAGCAGGAGAGGAGGCCCCAACGATGACAGAGACGTGGAAAGGTAAGAAGGAGCAACACAATATAACCGAAGCGTTGCGTTGTACAAGCATAACGTCGCCCCCCGTGAGTGAGATATGTGGGGACGTGCTCTGCCCTTCTGCCCTTCTTCCAAGGATGGCAGCATGGTGGTGGACCAACAGAACGAGTTGCCATCGCTCGAAGGGAGACTTGCCCACCTACCCCAGGTCTCCCCGTCGAatcgcttctcccccctccagCTGCATCCACTTCAACAGCTCAACAGATCAACAGATCAATACATCAACACATTAACATGCTAACATGTCAACTCCACCCCGCAGGTACCCACGCGAGAGAGCCAACTCGCCAAGGGGAGGCAGAAGTAGGTCCCACTCATATAGAGCGAGACGGAGCTCGGTGGAGAATTATCACGGTGGTGGGGACAGGTACCATCTAGATGGAAGAGGACGCAGAGAGAGGAGCTCGGCCAGCAACCAACCGTCTCGAGACTCATACGCAAAGCGGAGTGAAGGCAATTCAATGGACGAGGCAAGGTGGCGGGCCAGGAGAGGGGACCGCGATGAGCGCGATGGGCGCGATGGGCGAGATGGGCGAGATGAGCGGCTAGAACGCGGGGATCGACACGAAAGGGATAGCCGAGATGGTCGACACGAAAGGGATAGCCGAGATGATCGACACGAAAGAGATAGCCGAGGTGATCGAGATAGCCGTGCTGATCGAGATAGCCGAGATGGCCGTGCTGATCGGGATGAGAGGCTCGAACGCGGGGAACGGCGCTCCCACCGAGGGCGGAGCGATAGCCGAGAGAGGAGGGAACGCCGAGAAAGGCGAGACCGCAGAGAGAGGAGAGAAAGACGAGATAGGgatgaaaggaaaaggaggtCCAGTAGACTCAACCGTAATTTGTCTTCCTCTCATGAAAGGTCCAGATCTAGAGAGAggcgaagaaggaaattaCAAGCAGAATGTATTAAAAAAGCAGGAGGGTTTAAAAGACTAGCTGATATGGAAGGACATGAAACAACCAGCGTTTTCTGGGATGGATTCCAATGGGTAGCTAAAACGAATCAGTCATGTACCTCCCACTTAGATCCTGCAGTGATGAATTCTACAAGGAAACTAAGACGACTTTATTTTGGAAATCTACCTCTCCATCTAGGATTAACTGAAAACGATTTCCAGGAGAGTGTTTGggatgaaatgaaaaaaagaaaattttgcaatgatgaaaaaatcaatCCTGTCCTTTATGTTTGGTTTGCCAAAGACAAGGGCAACTATGGGTTCGTTGAGTTTTCCACTGTAGAGGAAACGGAGAGGGCCTTGACTATGGACGGCATGCTCTGCAAGGGGGTTGCTCTTAAGGTCTCCAGACCCAACGATTACTCCACCAACACGGTGAAGCACAACCAGCCTTCGCTTCTGCAGGGCGTTGCGGGGGTTAGCGGGGTTAGCGGTGTTGCGGGGGTTAGCGGCGTTAGCGGTGTTGCCGGGGTTAGCGGTGTTGCCGGGGTTAGCGGAGTAGCTACCGTGGGCAGCGTGTACGGCAAGCCGCCACCCCCACCAGGGGCTCCCCCCCCATCCGTGCTGAGGGAAGCAGTCGACCCTGGACAGGACAACCAAAGTAACCTCGAGACCAAGTACCTACGCGTGCTTGAAATCGTCACGGAAGAATCAATTAACGATGAAGATTATGCGTCCATACTGGAGGACATCAAAGATGGCTTCCACTCTCAAG
Protein-coding regions in this window:
- a CDS encoding splicing factor (putative), with the translated sequence MVDTKGIAEMIDTKEIAEVIEIAVLIEIAEMAVLIGMRGSNAGNGAPTEGGAIAERGGNAEKGETAERGEKDEIGMKGKGGPVDSTVICLPLMKGPDLERGEEGNYKQNVLKKQEDPAVMNSTRKLRRLYFGNLPLHLGLTENDFQESVWDEMKKRKFCNDEKINPVLYVWFAKDKGNYGFVEFSTVEETERALTMDGMLCKGVALKVSRPNDYSTNTVKHNQPSLLQGVAGVSGVSGVAGVSGVSGVAGVSGVAGVSGVATVGSVYGKPPPPPGAPPPSVLREAVDPGQDNQSNLETKYLRVLEIVTEESINDEDYASILEDIKDGFHSQGIIINAILITPKYAQMTPFTVGDVLIEFENSSAVDNSIVNMSNRKYEGRVIRMTKLDEATYDMHVKPIIRDLYEQNGI